Proteins from a genomic interval of Spea bombifrons isolate aSpeBom1 chromosome 4, aSpeBom1.2.pri, whole genome shotgun sequence:
- the LOC128491931 gene encoding cocaine- and amphetamine-regulated transcript protein-like has translation MESSRLRVLTLGSCLLLIAVVCGQEDSSDLETRALRDFYPKDSIPSSEKELLGALQEVLEKLQSKRVPSWEKKFGQVPVCDVGEQCAVRKASRIGKLCNCPRGAVCNFFLLKCL, from the exons ATGGAGAGCTCTCGGCTGCGTGTCTTGACCTTAGGCAGCTGCTTGCTCTTAATTGCTGTGGTCTGTGGGCAAGAGGACAGTTCTGACCTGGAGACTAGGGCTCTAAGAGACTTTTACCCCAAGGACTCTATCCCATCTAGTGAGAAGGAACTG CTGGGAGCGCTGCAGGAAGTCTTGGAGAAATTACAGAGTAAACGGGTCCCATCCTGGGAAAAGAAATTCGGACAGGTGCCAGTG tgTGATGTTGGGGAGCAATGTGCAGTGAGGAAGGCTTCCCGCATTGGAAAATTATGTAACTGTCCTAGAGGTGCTGTGTGCAATTTCTTTCTCTTAAAGTGTTTATAA